Below is a genomic region from Botrytis cinerea B05.10 chromosome 2, complete sequence.
TTGTGAGATGGGCTACGGATAGATTGATGTACGATCAGTTTTCACCCAATTCTTTTATTCGTTTCCCATGAACCGGCAAGAATCACATCTATGTGCTGTCAGATCTCCTCAGCAGCTCTGCTAGATTTGCTTGAGCTTGCTGCATCTCTCCATTCTTGAAATGCTCGCCATGCCCTGTTTGCTCTTCTTTCCAGAAAAGCGTCGGCCATAACTCCAAACGCCATTGTCTTGTATACGTTCTATGTGATCTTTCCTTCATTCCAAGCTTGTCAAGTCGTCCAAGTTGCCTTCTCTGCTCTTGCGTTCAATTGGACTATCTCTGACTTCAATCCCTGGTCCTACAGATCTTCGTGTGAGTGGGAAAACCTACACGAATCAAGTAATTAGCACAAATCTTCGAATACAATGAGATAACACACAGTCTTTTCAATGCAAAGAACGCAATCCTATATTACGTATATTTGAATCTAAAGAAAAGTAACGATGGAAAAGTCATACCTTGGTGTTACTCCATCCCAACCTGAACGCAGCTTCGTGGGCGAATAGCTCTCCAAATCCCAGCATTAGTCCATTCACAAATGGCAAGACAAGATTGATCGCGGCACCTCGAAGCAATCCCCAGATTGTAGGAGGGGAGTAAAGAATCATCTGTGGAGAATCTGATGAGGATGGTGAAGGAGAactttcatcttcattgcGAGAGTATTGCTCTGAGTCGGAGGGCATCGTTATCCCGGATTCAACGAGAGTGTTGAGCTGTTCCTCTGAAGACATTTTTTCGAAATGAGAAGTATTACTTCAAGTAGCACAATAGATTCTCTTCCGTATAGTCTTTAACTATAGGTATTGATATGTCTGCTGTACTGGAGAATGTAGGGGCTTGACAATGTCGTTGCTTCCCGCTCAGAAGCGTTAATTTTGGTATCACGGAGCATGATAATCCAATGCCGACCGAAGCTTTGACGATTTTTCTTATAAATGTAGAAGATTCAGCCCCGCCTCGCCCGCCAAAGAAGAACGTCATCCCAAGCTGCCTCGTTGGTTTGTTtctttctataatatttcaCCATCAAGCTACGAATTACTTTCTACTTTCACAGGATCCCTTGACGCTTCTTCAAAAAACGTCTACATTTCAGTCAATTACCTATTTCAAGTATCATCGCCGTCAATACTTCAAAACAATCATGGCGGACACCAGTAATCATGATGAGTTGATCTCTCAATTTTGCGCAATCACCAATGCTTCCCCATCAGAGGTACGATCATAGACCCAGGGAAACCCCCCCAAAATCATTATGCTTTCAAGCATCGATAATGATCTCATGTCGCTGACtctcttttttgaattttaggCTCAACAATTCCTTTCCGCAAATCAATGGGACTATGCATCAGCTATGACAGAATTCTTCACTGCTCAAGAGGAAGGAGATACAGGAGCCTCAGAACCAGTCGGTAACAACGATCAAACTGAAACTCCACCAAACTATACTGGGCCACGAACACTCGATGGCAGACCTGCTCCCGATAATGGCAAGAAACCTGCAAAACCAACTGCCGCAGCCGGTAGAGCTGGGGGACGTGGAGGCATCACAACTCTTGGTTCTTTAAATCAAGGATCTTCGAGCCATGGTGATCGTATGAACGATGACGACGACAGTGATCCAGATTATGAACCAGATGAACAGCCAAGAGATTTATTCGCTGGTGGTGAAAAGTCAGGATTAGCTGTTCAAGACCCCTCGAGAAAACCCGATGCGAGAAAAATTGTTGGTGATATTCTTAAGCAAGCCAAAGCGTGAGTTTCCCTTTTGAATCTTCTAGACTACCCTTCTTAACATTTACAGAAATTCTTCGAGAGAGACTGGAGAACCATCTGCACCAGCCGCAGCTGCACCATCTCGATTCCGTGGCAGTGGGCAAACTCTCGGTGGTGATGATGCTCCTTCTCAAGTAATTCCCGATCCTCATCCTCCTGCAGCTTCTTCCGAGCTTGTGACAAGAATTCTACACCTTTGGGAGGATGGTTTCAGTGTTGAAGATGGCCCACTTCGCCGATTCGACGACCCTGCAAACGCGCAAGACCTGCAGGCGAT
It encodes:
- the Bcshp1 gene encoding Bcshp1 translates to MADTSNHDELISQFCAITNASPSEAQQFLSANQWDYASAMTEFFTAQEEGDTGASEPVGNNDQTETPPNYTGPRTLDGRPAPDNGKKPAKPTAAAGRAGGRGGITTLGSLNQGSSSHGDRMNDDDDSDPDYEPDEQPRDLFAGGEKSGLAVQDPSRKPDARKIVGDILKQAKANSSRETGEPSAPAAAAPSRFRGSGQTLGGDDAPSQVIPDPHPPAASSELVTRILHLWEDGFSVEDGPLRRFDDPANAQDLQAIQSGRAPLHLMNVRHLQPVDVQLHKHDGPYKAPPKVYKPFGGSGQRLGSPTPGGSSTPQASTPAPAPAPTAGSTATPEVQVDESQPTLTLRLQLANGTRIPARFNTTQTVGDVYDFIAQANAGSNERAWVLATTFPNKEHTEKSQVLGEMPEFKRGGTAVQKWV